CCCCGGCGAGGACCACGAACTGAGCCGCTCCGGCCGACCGGATCGCCGCCTCACCCGCCTGACCGAATACCTGAACTGGCTCGACCGGTACCTCGTGCCCAGCACCGCACCCGCCGAAACCATCACCGCCTGACCCAGGCAGCAGAGCGGGGCGGAGGTTCGCCGTGAACCTCCGCCCCGCCCGACGAGAAGGGGCCGGACACGTGGTCCGGCCCCTCGTTCAGCGGGTGTTACTCGTCGTCGCGACGGTTGTTCCAGCCGCGGTCCGCGCGGGCGCGGGGTCGGAACTCGCCGCCCTGCTCGGCGGGACGGTCCTCGCGGGGACGGAACGCGGGGCGGTCGCCGCCACGGTCCTCGCGGGGGCGGAAGCCGCCACGGTCACCGCCGCGGTCGCCACCCTGGAAGCCGCCGCGCTCGCCGCCACGGTCTTCACGGGGACGGAAGCCACCACGGTCGCCACCCTGGAAGCCGCCGCGCTCGCCGCCACGGTCTTCACGGGGACGGAAGCCGCCACGGTCACCGCCACCCTGGTACCCGCCGCGGTCCTCGCGGGGGCGGAAGCCACCACGGTCGCCACCGCGGTCTTCACGGGGACGGAAGCCGCCACGGTCACCGCCGCGGTCGCCACCCTGGAAGCCGCCGCGCTCGGCGCCACGGTCCTCGCGGGGGCGGAAGCCGCCCTGACCCTGGCTTTCGCGCATTTCGCGCATCTCGCGGCGCAGGCCACGGATTTCCTTGCCCTGCGCTTCGAGCAGTTCCTTCAGTTCGGCCAGGACGGCCATCAGTTCGTCGGCGTCGATGAATTCTTCCTCGAAGTCCTCACCTTCGGCGCCGTCGGCACTGACGCTGGTTTCAGCGGCGGCTTCCTCGGCGTCAAGCACGGGGTCCTCGTCGGGTTCGCCTTCCAGCTGGGGGATCAGGTCACGCAGTTCTTCTGGCGTCTGCTCACCGGGGCGCAGCTCGTTGTTGTCAGTCATGGGTTTTTCTCCTTTGATTCCTGCCGCCGCCACCTGTGCGCGCGCGTTTGCGCGGCCGGGGCACGGGCTCCCGGAGGCCGGGGCGTGTGCGGGCGTGCCCCCGAGTGTACCACCCGTCAGCGCGGGCCGGGCGTTGCGCGGGCGTTCATGCTGCTGGCGTCCGGTGGGCGGCGCTCAGCGGCGGAAGTACGCGCGCAGGCCCGCGCGGACCACCAGCCACACGATCACGGCGTCCACGGCCGCCAGCAGCAGGGCCAGCAGCGGGTTCCATGCCGCACCGAGCCACAGGGCCAGGAAGGTGAACACGGCAGACGCCGTGGCGATCAGCGTGGCGAAGCGGCGGGCGTTGTCGTCCGGCGTCCAGGAGTTCAGGTCCATGCGCGCAGCGTGACACGCGCGGCCCGCGCTTCGTGTCCCACACGCGACTATCGGACTTCTGAATGCGGGGCATCCGCCGGGCTGATGGGGCGGGCAAGGGGAAGGCAGGTCACGGCGCGGTCAGCTGCCCCGCCTATACTGCCTCTCATGAAGCGTGCCGCTCTCCTCCTGCTGGGCCTGCTGGCCACCACCGCGTCCGCGCAGCGCACCGTGAACATCGGGCTGGGGTACAACCCGGACGTGCAGTTCACGCCGTTCTACGTGGCGGACAAGCTCGGGTACTTCCGCGCCGAGGGCCTGAGCGTGAAGTACCAGCACGGGTACGTGTCGCAGCTGCTGCCGCTGCTGCTGCAGGGCAAGCTGGACTTCGTGGTGGGCGACCCGGAGGACGCGATCTTCGCGCGCAATCAGGGCGCGGACGTGCGGTACGTGATGACGATGTACCAGAAGAACCCGGTGACGGTGTTCAGCTTCTCGCCCCTGAACAGCCCCGAGAGCCTGAAGGGCAAGTCGGTGGGCATCCCGGGGCCGTTCGGCAGTTCGTACCACGCGATTCAGGCGGTGCTGGACAGCGCGAACCTCACCGAGGGGCGCGACGTGCGCCTGAACAGCATCGGGTTCACGCAGGTGGACGCCGTGCGCGCCGGACGCGTGGACGCCGCCGTGGGCTACGCGAACAACGACGTGCTGCAGCTGGCCCGCACCAGCGGGAAGAAGGTGTACACGCTGGACGTCACGGACGCCTACCCGATGGTTGGCGTGGGCCTGATCGGCACCGGTAAGAGCCTCACGGGCGACCTGGCCCGCAAGGTCGTGCGCGCCAGCCAGCGCGGCCTGAAATTCACGGTCACCGACCCGGCCCGCGCGTTCAAGCTGGCGCAGCCCGTGTTCGGCGCGAGCGGCAGCCTGGACGTCCTGAAGGCCAGCGTGCCCCTGATGACCGGCCCCTACGCGCAGGCCAACGGACTGGGCGCCATGAACCCCAGCGCGTGGACGAAAGCGGTCGCGGCCCTCGTGAAGCAGGGCAAACTGCCCGCCGGGGCGAAAGCCACCGACTACTACACGAACGCGTTCATCAGCAGAACCCTGAAGTAACGGCGGGACAGCACACCAGGGGCGGCGCGCAGCAGGACGGGGGTGCCGCCTCTGCTGCGTCCACCCGCCCGGACCCGCCGGATGCGCTAGGCGTGATGGCCTAGCAGCGTCATGTTCTCGTGACAGGCGCCGCGCGGCCCTGCTACGCTGACCCCATCACCGAAAGGAGGTGCCAGCTATGACCAACATCACTGAAGTCCAGACCGCCGCACACGGAGTCCTCGCCAATGCAACCTGGAGTGATTTTGACGCAACACCACTGGCCGCCTCTGCCTTCGGGCTCCACACCCTGCACTGACCATCGGCGGCGCCCATGAGCGCCCGCACCCACGACCCATCCGAACACGACTGGACGGACCAGGACTGGCTGGATGACCCCTGGACCGACGCTGCCGAACCCCGGCGGCGCGGCAGGAAGAAACCCGTCGGACGGCGACAGCTGGCCCAGCTGACCGCCGACGAGGACAGCGAACAGGACGACGTGATCCGCCGCCTGCGCGACCTCGGGCACGTCACCGAGATCGTCGCGGAACTCAAGAGCGGCAAGGAAGCCACCGCGTACGTCGCCCGCGGCCCGCGCGGCAGCGTCCTCGTGAAGCTCTACCGCGACCTGCAGGCCCGCTCCTTCAAGGACGATCACCTGTACCGCGCCGGGCAGGTCATCATCAAAGACCGCGACCGCCGCGCCATAGAGGGCCGAACCCGCGCCGGCCTGGACATGCTCCAGCAGGGCTGGGTCGCCGCCGAGTACGCCCACCTCTGGGAACTGTGGACCGCCGGACTGAACGTCCCCGAACCCCTCGTCGGCCCGCACCCCTACGACTACACCGCCACGTACCCCGCCGTCCTGATGCGCCTGATCGGCACCGAAGACCACGTCGCCCCGCGCCTCAGCGACGCGCACCTGACCCCCGAACAGGCCCGCAGCGCCTGGAACCAGAGCCTGGACGGCATGGCCGACCTGCTCCGGCTCGGGTACGCGCACGGCGACTACAGCACCTACAACCTGCTCTGGTGGGAGGACACCGTGACCATCATCGATTTCCCGCAACTTTCAACCCGTCAGAACCCGCACTTCCGCGACCTGCTCGCCCGGGACGCCCAGAGCCTCGCCACCAGCTTCCGCAAACACGGCATCCACGCCGACGGCCCCGGCGTCCTGCGCGACGTGCAGCGCCGCGCGCAGGGCCCCGCACCCGAACCGCGCCTGCTGCTGCCCTAACCATGCCCGCCCCACCAAAACAAGAGGGGCACCCGCACGAGCCACGCCGTACAACTGGGGAACGCCCGGACCACCGGGCCCAGCGCACCGCTGCAAGGAGTTCCCATGAAACGACTGCTCGTGACCGCCGCCGCCCTCCTGACCCTCGCCAGCACCGCCAACGCCGGGGGAGGCGCCATCCAGACCTGTCACCCCGGCGAGATCTGCCGCCTGAAATAACGTCACTCGACGCGCGCCCCCGCTCCGGCCGGGGCGCGCGCCGCTGCACTGCCGTACCCTGAACGGCATGCGCGTCCTGGAAACCTGCCTGTACGTCGATGATC
The sequence above is drawn from the Deinococcus sedimenti genome and encodes:
- a CDS encoding ABC transporter substrate-binding protein, coding for MKRAALLLLGLLATTASAQRTVNIGLGYNPDVQFTPFYVADKLGYFRAEGLSVKYQHGYVSQLLPLLLQGKLDFVVGDPEDAIFARNQGADVRYVMTMYQKNPVTVFSFSPLNSPESLKGKSVGIPGPFGSSYHAIQAVLDSANLTEGRDVRLNSIGFTQVDAVRAGRVDAAVGYANNDVLQLARTSGKKVYTLDVTDAYPMVGVGLIGTGKSLTGDLARKVVRASQRGLKFTVTDPARAFKLAQPVFGASGSLDVLKASVPLMTGPYAQANGLGAMNPSAWTKAVAALVKQGKLPAGAKATDYYTNAFISRTLK
- a CDS encoding RIO1 family regulatory kinase/ATPase domain-containing protein produces the protein MSARTHDPSEHDWTDQDWLDDPWTDAAEPRRRGRKKPVGRRQLAQLTADEDSEQDDVIRRLRDLGHVTEIVAELKSGKEATAYVARGPRGSVLVKLYRDLQARSFKDDHLYRAGQVIIKDRDRRAIEGRTRAGLDMLQQGWVAAEYAHLWELWTAGLNVPEPLVGPHPYDYTATYPAVLMRLIGTEDHVAPRLSDAHLTPEQARSAWNQSLDGMADLLRLGYAHGDYSTYNLLWWEDTVTIIDFPQLSTRQNPHFRDLLARDAQSLATSFRKHGIHADGPGVLRDVQRRAQGPAPEPRLLLP